TGACCGTCCACCGCTCCCGCCCCGGTACGCGGAAGGTACCTCGTACCGGGGACAATGGGTCCATGGCCGGCCAGCACGAACCGCACGCGCCCCCGCTCTTCCCGGTGCACCGGGAGCGCCGGGAGATCACCCCCGGCGCCGTGCACGTGCCCGGCTGGCTCGACGCCGAGGCCCAGCGGGCACTCGTCGAAGCCTGCCGCGGCTGGGCCGCCGGGCCCGTGCCGATGCGCCACACGCGACTGCCGGGCGGCGGCGTGATGTCCGTCCAGACCGTGTGCGTCGGATGGCACTGGCAGCCCTACCGCTACACGCGTACGGCATCCGATGTGAACGGCGCCCAGGTGGCCCACTTCCCCGACTGGCTACAGGAGTTGGGCAGACGCGCGCTGGTCGACGCGTACGAGGACGACGCGGCCGGCGACGGCTACGACCCCGACACGGCACTCATCAACTTCTACGACGGCGCCGCCACCATGGGCATGCACCAGGACAAGGACGAGCGCGCCCGGGAACCCGTCGTCTCGCTCAGCATCGGCGACACCTGCGTCTTCCGGCTGGGCAACACCGAGAACCGCGGCAGACCGTACGAGGACGTGGAGCTGGTCTCCGGGGACCTGCTGGTCTTCGGAGGGCCGTCGCGCCTCGCCTTCCACGGGGTGCCGAAGGTGTACCCCGGTACCGGCGACCCCGCCAACGGGCTCTCCCGGGGCCGCCTGAATCTCACGATGCGCGTCACCGGACTCCACGCACCGCCCTCCGCGCCTTCCCCACCCTCCCCACAGGGGTGAGTTCACCCGCAGGGGCTGCGACGTTCACCGGTTACGATGCGACACGGTGATCAGGGCGAGGAGTTGCTGATGCGTGGCAAGGCGGCCTCCGGGGCCGGGGGGCAGACGGCGGGCGAGGCGGAGGGTTCCGCGCGTTCGCCACGTCTCGAGCGGGGCCGTGGCGCGCTCGGGCCCGCGCTCGAACTCGTGCACACCGGCCGCGCGCCGACCCGCGCCGTCCTCACCGCCGAACTGGGCGTGACCCGGGCCACGGCAGGCGCCGTCGCCGCCGAGCTCGAAGCGCTCGGGCTGATCAGGATCGACGCCAAGCCGAGCGCCGCCGCAGGCTCGCAGGGGCGACCCTCGCACCGGCTGTCCGTCGCCGAGGACGGACCCGTGGCACTCGCCGCGCAGGTGCACGCCGACGGCTACCGCGCCGCCCTGGTGGGCCTCGGCGGCCGGATCGTCGCGACCACGCCCGGCTGCGAGATCATCGACCCGGACCCGGCGCAGGTCCTCGGCTCGGTCGTGGAGGCCGGCGCCCAACTGCTGCGCGAGAGCGGGCGCCACTGCGTCGGCGCGGGCCTCGCCGTGCCGTCCGCCGTGGCCGAGCCCGACGGCACGGCCCTCAACCCGCTGCACCTCGCCTGGCCCGCGGGCTCGCCCGTCCGCGAGATCTTCGCCGAGCGCGTACGGGAGGCGGGCATCGGGCGGCCGGCGTTCGCCGCGAACGACGTCAACCTCGCCGCCCTCGCCGAGCACCGGCACGGCGCGGGCCGTGGAGCGCGCGACCTGCTGTGCGTCGCCACCGGCCACCGCGGCGTCGGCGGCGCGCTCGTCCTCGACGGCCGTCTGCACACCGGCAGTTCGGGCCTCGCCCTGGAGGTCGGGCACCTCACCGTGAACCCCGAGGGCCGGCCCTGCTACTGCGGCAGCCGCGGCTGCCTCGACGTGGAGACCGACCCGCTGGCCCTGCTCGACGCGGCGGGCCGCGAACCGGGCCCCGACGGCTCCCTGCTCCAGCAGGCCCGCGACCTGATCACCGGCAGCCTCGACGACCCGAAGGTGCGGATGGCCACCGAGGCCCTGATCGACCGTCTCGGACTCGGCCTCGCGGGCCTGGTGAACATCCTCAACCCCGACCGCATCATCCTGGGCGGCCTGCACCGGGCGCTCCTCGACGCGGACCCGGACCGCCTGCGGGCCGTCGTCGCGGACCGCAGCCTGTGGGGCCGCAGCGGCGGCGTGCCCATCCTGGCGTGCACCCTCGACCACAACAGCCTCGTAGGAGCTGCCGAGTTGGCGTGGCAGCCGGTCCTCGACGACCCGCTCTCGGCGCTGGGCCTGGCCTGACGCACGGAACTCCGTCGCACCCCGACTGGTCCGGCAGGAGCTTGACCGTGCACAAGCACCGCCATGACTGGTGAATCGGCCCGAAACTACCTGGCCTCGGTGGAGAGCCGCCTCCAGGCGGACGGCTGCGCGACGCGCTGGGAGGACTGGTTCGGCGTGCCCGTCCTCGTGGGGCGGCGGGCCGACTTCCGGATGCGCTGGATGGCCACCAACCTGCACCTGTTCACCGTCGCCGCCGCCGTGCCCGAGATCACCCCGCAGAGCGTCGACGCGTTCACCTCGCAGGTCCTGACGTACGCGAAGA
The DNA window shown above is from Streptomyces sp. NBC_01445 and carries:
- a CDS encoding ROK family protein produces the protein MRGKAASGAGGQTAGEAEGSARSPRLERGRGALGPALELVHTGRAPTRAVLTAELGVTRATAGAVAAELEALGLIRIDAKPSAAAGSQGRPSHRLSVAEDGPVALAAQVHADGYRAALVGLGGRIVATTPGCEIIDPDPAQVLGSVVEAGAQLLRESGRHCVGAGLAVPSAVAEPDGTALNPLHLAWPAGSPVREIFAERVREAGIGRPAFAANDVNLAALAEHRHGAGRGARDLLCVATGHRGVGGALVLDGRLHTGSSGLALEVGHLTVNPEGRPCYCGSRGCLDVETDPLALLDAAGREPGPDGSLLQQARDLITGSLDDPKVRMATEALIDRLGLGLAGLVNILNPDRIILGGLHRALLDADPDRLRAVVADRSLWGRSGGVPILACTLDHNSLVGAAELAWQPVLDDPLSALGLA
- a CDS encoding alpha-ketoglutarate-dependent dioxygenase AlkB family protein — encoded protein: MAGQHEPHAPPLFPVHRERREITPGAVHVPGWLDAEAQRALVEACRGWAAGPVPMRHTRLPGGGVMSVQTVCVGWHWQPYRYTRTASDVNGAQVAHFPDWLQELGRRALVDAYEDDAAGDGYDPDTALINFYDGAATMGMHQDKDERAREPVVSLSIGDTCVFRLGNTENRGRPYEDVELVSGDLLVFGGPSRLAFHGVPKVYPGTGDPANGLSRGRLNLTMRVTGLHAPPSAPSPPSPQG